The Streptomyces noursei ATCC 11455 sequence CTCACACAGTGGAGGGCCGCATTCTCACGTCGAGTGTTGTCCCGACGCGAGGGGCCCGTTGACGTGTGTCAGGGCAGGCTGGACGGACCGTTGTACAGGTTCCCGGCGTAGTGGGAGAGCGCGGCCATCACGCGACCCGTGTCGCTTGCGGGGATGCCGCGTCCGACGAATACCTCGGCGTTGCCTTCGCTGTCGATCGCGACCGGGTGTTTCGATCGCCACTTCGTATCGGACACTCGTTCCGGGCGGACGGTGGCAACCAGTGTCACGGTGCTGCCGGATCGCTTGAGCTTCACCGCTTTCAGTTCACCCCACTTGTACGTGGCCGATAGCTCGCCGGTCATGGTCAGTCCGCCGGGGGTGACCGTGAGACTGTCCAGATCGCGGAACAGCCACTTCCAGGCGCCTTGCATCCAGCCGTATGCGTAGCCGCCGAACGAGCCGCCCAAGACGCCGTACAGGACGCATTGGCCCACTCCGACGTTGGGGTACGCAGGCATGCCTTGGAGTCCCAGCACCAGCCCGAAGATCGTGCCCAGCACCCCGAAGAATATGCCGAAGAAGTTGGCCCGTCTGATGGCGTGTGCCTCGACCGTCTTCATCCGATCGCTGGTGATCGTCGCGGGTTCGCTGAACGAGGGGCGCGCGGGCTCCTTCCTCAGGGTGTGCGCCGTGGTGATGACCTTGGTGGGCGTGCTGGCCGTGATGGAGGTATCCGGATCGGCCCGGAGCAGGGCGCGGGCGGCGGCGGCATCGGGCCGCTGGGTGGGTTCCTTCTCCACCAGTCTCAGCAGAAGCGGGCCGAGTCGCCCCGAGTGCCGGGGCGGCCGGGGCTCCTGGGTCAGGGCCGCGACCGGATTCTGGCGCGGGAAAGGCGGTTCGCCCTCGACCGCCTCATACAGGGTCACCCCGAGGGCGAACAGGTCAGCCGCCGCGCCCGGTTCGGCACCTTGCCACCGCTCGGGTGCCACGTAGCCGGGCGAGCCGACGACCATGCTGGAGGCGGTGAGCGTGGCGTCGGTGGGAGCGATGGCGATGCCGAAGTCTGTGAGCAGCACCTGCCCGCCAGCGTCCAGCAGCACGTTCGCAGGTTTGACGTCGCGGTGCACAATGTCCGCCTTGTGTGCTGCACCCAGGGCCGACAGCATTGCCTCGGCAATCCTGGTGACCTGGTCGACCGGCAGGCGCCCGTGCTGCCGCAGCTCCTCGGCGAGCGAGTGGCCGTCGACGAACTGCATCACGATCCACGGACTGCCGTCGTGCTCAAGGGCGTCATGGACGGTGACGATGTTGGGGTGGTCGCGCAGCCGGGCCGCGTGCCGGGCTTCCCGCACTGCGCGGGCGATGCGTTGCCTCTGCTCCTCAGGCGTCGCCGGGCCCGGAAAGCGCACTTGCTTCAGGGCGACCTCGACGTTCAGATCCTCGTCACGGGCGAGCCACACCTGGCCGAATCCCCCGATCCCGAGGGTGCGGATTAGCGTGTAACGGCGCCCGATCACCTCGCCAGTGCTAGTCGTGTCCCCCATAGCACCCTCCGTGGATGGCCAAACTGCCTTCCAGCTCCGTGTGTTAATGCCCAAGCACGCGACTGCCAGAGGCATCGTAGCGGTGAGGTATCTTCGCCGGAAGATGACTTTGCGGCTGCCGTTCAGCAGCCGCAGCACACCGCCGCCCGCACTCACGGCCCACCCAGTTGGCGACCTCGGCTTCGTCAACCTGGACGACGACCCAGACAATCCAGTGGTCATCACCGGCTACAAGGCCGCCCGCACCAAGCCACTCACCCCGGCGAAGAAGCAGGTCAACAAGCTGATCGCGTCCGTCCGCGCGGTCTGCAGGCATGCCTTCACACACCTGAAGAACGGCACGTGTTTACCAAACTCCGCCTGGACTTGCGGCACGCTACTACCCTCCTGCGCGTTTCACACTGACAGATGATCTTGATCTCAGACAGCCACCTCCGACCAGGACGAGTACACGACTCGGCTCCCACGCCAGCCCCATCACCAGCAACTTCAAGATGGTGGATCTTCTGTGATTTCGGCCGGAGCCGCTCGCTGCCCCCACTTCGTTGTGGGTTGAAGCAGTAGACGGCGGCCGTCTCGCCAAGGCCCTCCCTGCGCGGTGTGCTGATGCACCGCTGGGGCTGACGGTCTAGGGCCAATGACCTCGCACTCCCGGTCCTGCGGACGATACGGAATAAGGGTTTCCGCTTCTACGGTCGGAGTCCAGGACAGCGGCAGATTCGTGCCCGCCCCCGTCTGGCTGTGCGCGGCTGGACGGGGGCGCCCGCTGTCCGGTACCGCTCGTTCGTTGGTCTGGAGTGTGGGATGCCCGTCCTGATTGCAGCCTTGGGGCTGCTCGCCTTTGTCATGCCGTTGGCAACGGATATGTACCTGCCTGCTCTGCCGCAGATGGCAGGTGATCTGCACGCCGACGCCTCGGGCATCCAGCTCACGCTGACCACCTTCCTGATCGGCATGGGCCTGGGGCAGCTGATCCTGGGCCCGCTCTCCGACCGTTTCGGCCGACGGGTGCCGTTGCTGGCGGGCAGCGTCGTGTGCGCAGCGGCCACGGCGCTGTGTGCGCTGGCCCCGTCGCTGGGCTGGCTGGTGGTGCTGCGGTTCCTCCAGGGCTTCGGGGGTGCCGCCGGCGTGGTGATCGGGCGGGCGGTGATAGCCGACGTGGCCACGGGAGAAAAAGCGGCGAAGCTGTTCGGCATCGTGATGGCTCTCAACGGCCTCGCACCCGTGATCGCCCCGGTCGCGGGGGGCGCCGTGATCGAAGCCAGCGGTTGGCGCACGGTGTTCTGGGTGCTGGCTGCCGCCACTGTCCTTGCCTTGGCGGCTGCGGCCGTGGCGGTGCCCGAAAGCCTCCCCCTGCACCAGCGCCGCACCGGGGGCGCCGCTGCCACGATCCGCGCGGTGCGTGAAGTACTGGCAGACCGGTCGTACCTGGGCTACACGCTGTCCTTCGGCTTCTCCCTGGCCGTGCTCTTCTGCTACCTCGCCGGTGCCTCGTTCCTCTTCCAGAACATCCTCGGCCTGAGCATCGGGGAGACCTCCGCGGCCTTCGCCTCCACCGGCATCGTCGGCGCCCTGGCCACAGTGGCCATCACCAAACTGGTCGGCCGCTTCACTCCGACCGCGCTCCTGCGAGCCGGGCTGTACGCCATGCTCGCCAGCTCCGCCGCCCTGACCGTGCTCGCCTTGAGCCACGCCCTCACCCTGGCGTTCGCTCTCGGACTGGTCTACGTGGCGCTCGTCGGGATCTGCCTGGTGACCGTCAACGCCACGGCGCTCGCCCTGGACCGTGTCCCTCAGGCGGCCGGTGCCGGCTCGGCCGTTCTGGGAACCGGGCAGGGCCTGCTGGGCGCGGTGGCCGCCCCGCTGGTCGGCCTGGGCGGTGCGCACACCGCGGTCCCCATGTTTCTGGGGATGACCTGTTCCGCCGCCCTCGCATTCCTGCCCCTGAGGCTCACCAGGTCCACTCCCGCTCCACAGTTCGGCCCTTGAGCATCCATGCCCGGCGCTCGGGTGCAGAAGCCTCCGCCGCGCTGGGGAGACGAGTGAGCGGATCCGTCCCACCCCTGAGCAAGAGCTGGGGAGATTCAAGGCTCTGGCCGCAGTTTCGTGAAGGTCATGGTCAGGGGTGGGAACGAGGGATCGTTTCAGCACGGTGTTCCCTGCCGTGGCGAGCAAGATGATCGAGGATGTGCTGTTTGCGGGGATGGATGTGCGAGTGGTGCGCGTCAATGATGTCTCCGGCGGCCTGGTGCTGGAGGCGGAGTCCACGGGGCGTCCGGGTCGGTGCCCGGACTGCCGGAAGCGGGCGGATCGCGTGCACAGTTCGTATCAACGCTCCCTGGATGAGAGGCCGTTGGGTCCGCGTCAGGTCACGGTCCGGCTCCGGGTGCGACGGTTCTTCTGCGATCGATCAATCTGTTCGCGCCGGACGTTCGTCGAGCAGGTCGGCGGGCTGACCGAGCGGTACCGCCGGTCAAGCGTCGGGATGACGGGCTGGCTCTGGTCGATCGCGGTGGAGCTGGGCGGCCGTCCGGCCGCGCGGCTGTGCCGCAAGCTGCGGATGGCCGCGGGCCGGACCCGGCTGCTCAGGCTGCTGACGCCGCCGCCTGTGCCGGACCGTGCCCCGCGGGTCCTGGGGGTGGACGAGTTCGCCTTCCGCAAAGGCTGCACGTACGGCACTGTGCTGGTCGATGTGGAGGCCAGCCGGGTCGTGGATGTGCTGCCCGACCGCACATCAGAGACGTTCGCGGCCTGGCTCAAGGACCATCCCGGTGCGGAGATCATCTGCCGTGACAGGGCTTCCGCCTACACGAAGGCGGTCAAGGAGGCAGCCCCGGACGCCCTGGAAGTAGCCGATCGCTGGCATTTGCTTCAAAACTTGTCTGCCGCGATGGAGAAGACCTGCCACCAGCACCGCGACTGCCTGCGCAAACACGCAGAACAGGAGACAGTGACGAACGCACCGGAGTCGCCACCGATGCCGATGCCGCCCGCCGAGCTGCCTGGCACCCAGATCATCGAACGGACCCGTCACCGCTACGAGGACATCCACCGCCTGGTGGAGCAAGGCTGGTCGATCAGCGCCATTGCCCGGAGGCTGAACCTCGACCGCAAGACCGTGCGCCGCTTCCGCGATACCGACCTCGACCAGCTACTGGCCTCCGCTCGCGACCGCCGGCCCAACGGCGTGCTGGAACCGTTCAAGGCATACCTCAACGCTCGTTTCACCGAGACCCAGGGCCAGGCCAGCGGCACCCGCCTCTTCCACGAAATCCACGAACGCGGCTACCGAGGCAGCCGCCAGGTCGTCCGCAAACACCTTGCCGCCCTCCGGGCGGGCACCGCCGCACCGGTCCGAGCCGACATCCCCAGCCCCCGCAAGATCACCTCCTGGATCATGCGGCCCCGTGACACCCTCACCGACAGCCAAGAGGAGCGATTGCTCCAAGTCCGGCTCGCCTGCCCCGACATCACCCGCGCCTGCGATCTCGCCCGCACCTTCGCCGACCTCATCCGCCACCAACGTGGATACCTGCTGCTGCAGTGGATCCGTCAGGCCGAACAGGACGCTCCCAAACCGATGCAGAGCTTCGCCGGCTCCCTCCGACAGGACCTCGACGCCGTCACCGCCGGCCTCACCCTCCCCTGGAGTTCCGGCGCCGTCGAAGGCCACGTCAACAGGGTCAAAACGCTCAAGCGAGCCATGTACGGACGGGCCTCATTCCAACTTCTCCGCACCCGCATCCTCACCCAACCATGACCTTCACGAAACTGCGGCCAGAGCCAGATTCAACGAGCGCCATCATCCGTCACTGACGAACGGAGGAGACGATGGTCGACGACCAGCAGCTCTGGGGGTACCCGAAGGTCGCCACCCACCTGGGCATCAGCGTCCAAGCCGCCCGCAGCCGCAAGAGCCGGGGCAGCCTGCCGGAGCCCGACGACACCAGCGTGCCGGACCGGCCGCGCTGGAGGCCCGCCACCATCCAGGGCTGGCAGCCGGTCGGCCGGGGGTTCCGCAGCGACTTGCACGGCACAGCCCAGCACGACAGTGCCGAATCCGGCTGACTGGCAGCCAGACCCGCCGTAGGCCGCAGCCATGGCGACCGGCTCGCCGATGCCGTCCCCCGCCGTTCCCCTCGCCTGACAACGCCGTGCTCCGGTTGATCGTCGGCAACGCCATCGCATCGGTCCACAGCGGCGAAGCCTC is a genomic window containing:
- a CDS encoding multidrug effflux MFS transporter, which encodes MPVLIAALGLLAFVMPLATDMYLPALPQMAGDLHADASGIQLTLTTFLIGMGLGQLILGPLSDRFGRRVPLLAGSVVCAAATALCALAPSLGWLVVLRFLQGFGGAAGVVIGRAVIADVATGEKAAKLFGIVMALNGLAPVIAPVAGGAVIEASGWRTVFWVLAAATVLALAAAAVAVPESLPLHQRRTGGAAATIRAVREVLADRSYLGYTLSFGFSLAVLFCYLAGASFLFQNILGLSIGETSAAFASTGIVGALATVAITKLVGRFTPTALLRAGLYAMLASSAALTVLALSHALTLAFALGLVYVALVGICLVTVNATALALDRVPQAAGAGSAVLGTGQGLLGAVAAPLVGLGGAHTAVPMFLGMTCSAALAFLPLRLTRSTPAPQFGP
- a CDS encoding ISL3 family transposase; this translates as MDVRVVRVNDVSGGLVLEAESTGRPGRCPDCRKRADRVHSSYQRSLDERPLGPRQVTVRLRVRRFFCDRSICSRRTFVEQVGGLTERYRRSSVGMTGWLWSIAVELGGRPAARLCRKLRMAAGRTRLLRLLTPPPVPDRAPRVLGVDEFAFRKGCTYGTVLVDVEASRVVDVLPDRTSETFAAWLKDHPGAEIICRDRASAYTKAVKEAAPDALEVADRWHLLQNLSAAMEKTCHQHRDCLRKHAEQETVTNAPESPPMPMPPAELPGTQIIERTRHRYEDIHRLVEQGWSISAIARRLNLDRKTVRRFRDTDLDQLLASARDRRPNGVLEPFKAYLNARFTETQGQASGTRLFHEIHERGYRGSRQVVRKHLAALRAGTAAPVRADIPSPRKITSWIMRPRDTLTDSQEERLLQVRLACPDITRACDLARTFADLIRHQRGYLLLQWIRQAEQDAPKPMQSFAGSLRQDLDAVTAGLTLPWSSGAVEGHVNRVKTLKRAMYGRASFQLLRTRILTQP
- a CDS encoding serine/threonine-protein kinase gives rise to the protein MGDTTSTGEVIGRRYTLIRTLGIGGFGQVWLARDEDLNVEVALKQVRFPGPATPEEQRQRIARAVREARHAARLRDHPNIVTVHDALEHDGSPWIVMQFVDGHSLAEELRQHGRLPVDQVTRIAEAMLSALGAAHKADIVHRDVKPANVLLDAGGQVLLTDFGIAIAPTDATLTASSMVVGSPGYVAPERWQGAEPGAAADLFALGVTLYEAVEGEPPFPRQNPVAALTQEPRPPRHSGRLGPLLLRLVEKEPTQRPDAAAARALLRADPDTSITASTPTKVITTAHTLRKEPARPSFSEPATITSDRMKTVEAHAIRRANFFGIFFGVLGTIFGLVLGLQGMPAYPNVGVGQCVLYGVLGGSFGGYAYGWMQGAWKWLFRDLDSLTVTPGGLTMTGELSATYKWGELKAVKLKRSGSTVTLVATVRPERVSDTKWRSKHPVAIDSEGNAEVFVGRGIPASDTGRVMAALSHYAGNLYNGPSSLP
- a CDS encoding MarR family transcriptional regulator, yielding MVDDQQLWGYPKVATHLGISVQAARSRKSRGSLPEPDDTSVPDRPRWRPATIQGWQPVGRGFRSDLHGTAQHDSAESG